One Fibrobacter sp. UWR2 DNA window includes the following coding sequences:
- a CDS encoding lysophospholipid acyltransferase family protein, which translates to MFVINKFLASLFSLVIYAVLRISGWKRKAVFANLLHVSLASVQPVDLPRLYRRLLCNLSRHVGELFFCFGIYKKLPADTAVYPCRLGGQDFCLADGSAPVLEKMRRGGLFLTAHFGNYEAIGPWLCRLGIPLVASYIPVRPAWLNRILDCRIRSVDGRPYGIDARTPREFVRLLDEGKLFCLLADQDSRITSALPGAFLGQSANMNPLPDFLLRHRPGTPVYVCWLEESCNCRILHAEELEFRTNENSPSPVIDSYNCWLETRIKENPSLWYGFTHRRFYSENPEIYF; encoded by the coding sequence ATGTTCGTAATAAATAAATTTTTGGCGTCGCTATTTAGTTTGGTAATCTATGCCGTGCTCCGCATTTCGGGCTGGAAGCGCAAGGCTGTTTTTGCGAACTTGCTCCACGTATCGCTCGCTTCGGTGCAACCAGTCGATTTGCCGCGCCTGTATCGCCGGCTGCTCTGCAATCTGTCTAGGCATGTGGGTGAATTGTTCTTCTGTTTCGGAATATACAAGAAATTGCCCGCTGATACCGCAGTATACCCCTGCAGGCTGGGCGGTCAGGATTTCTGCCTTGCAGATGGTTCTGCACCTGTTCTCGAAAAGATGCGCAGGGGAGGCTTATTCCTTACGGCGCATTTCGGGAACTACGAGGCGATTGGTCCGTGGCTCTGTCGCCTCGGCATTCCGCTGGTTGCAAGCTACATCCCAGTGAGGCCTGCATGGCTCAACCGTATCCTGGATTGCAGGATTCGCTCTGTCGACGGTCGTCCCTACGGCATAGACGCACGTACTCCGCGGGAGTTTGTTCGTCTGCTTGATGAGGGTAAACTTTTTTGCCTGCTTGCCGACCAGGATAGCCGCATCACGAGCGCTCTTCCGGGAGCGTTTCTCGGGCAAAGCGCGAACATGAACCCGCTACCGGATTTCTTGCTCCGGCACCGCCCCGGGACGCCTGTTTATGTGTGCTGGCTCGAGGAATCTTGCAACTGTCGCATTCTCCATGCCGAGGAACTGGAATTCCGGACAAACGAGAACTCGCCCTCGCCGGTAATCGATTCCTACAACTGCTGGCTCGAAACGCGCATAAAGGAAAACCCGTCCCTGTGGTACGGCTTCACGCATCGGCGTTTCTATTCTGAAAATCCCGAAATCTATTTCTGA
- the nhaA gene encoding Na+/H+ antiporter NhaA: MSAKVTSSDKIEDLFPETPIRKIITPMERLMKVETTGGIVLIIMTLAALLWANLSPETYHHFWHMPFALTIGSWVGSADLHWLINDAMMTVFFFNIGLEVKGEMTYGELRNPKAASLPVIAAAGGMLFPALIYLLLCPHGENSAAHGWGVPTATDIAFVVGCMAILGKKVPHALRVMILTLAIADDIGAILVIAIGYPSGDGINFAALGTGFALLILINVLFRIGVRNLLLHGLIGVSVWAFFVKSGVHPTIAGVLLGLSVPAKPVLAKGRLAHFAGSVGGALSGEAKDRNEQYEVFTLLKRGARESISMQERFFKPLVPWVNFFIMPLFALSNAGVEIKLGGVEVPVMGAVALALILGKPIGIFLFSLLAVKIGVSVKPSYSWKVLWGGGMLAGIGFTMALFVANLAFDVGDRQDSAKLGILLGSFCAAILGTIYMSIVSKVKHE; the protein is encoded by the coding sequence ATGTCTGCAAAAGTAACGAGTAGCGATAAAATTGAAGATCTGTTCCCGGAGACCCCCATCCGTAAAATCATCACGCCGATGGAACGGTTGATGAAGGTGGAGACCACTGGAGGCATCGTCCTTATCATCATGACGTTGGCAGCCCTCCTGTGGGCGAACCTGAGTCCGGAAACGTACCATCATTTCTGGCACATGCCGTTTGCGCTTACGATTGGCAGTTGGGTTGGCAGTGCAGACCTGCACTGGCTCATCAACGACGCGATGATGACGGTATTCTTCTTCAATATCGGTCTCGAAGTCAAGGGCGAAATGACCTACGGCGAACTCAGGAACCCGAAGGCAGCGAGCCTCCCGGTGATTGCGGCGGCGGGCGGCATGCTCTTCCCCGCCCTCATCTACCTGTTGCTCTGCCCGCATGGTGAAAACAGCGCCGCCCATGGATGGGGCGTACCGACGGCCACCGATATCGCTTTCGTGGTGGGCTGCATGGCCATCCTTGGCAAGAAGGTGCCGCATGCACTCCGCGTGATGATTTTGACTCTCGCCATCGCAGACGATATCGGCGCGATTCTCGTTATTGCCATCGGTTACCCGAGCGGTGACGGCATCAACTTTGCCGCTCTCGGGACCGGTTTTGCCCTGCTCATCCTCATCAACGTTCTCTTCCGTATCGGCGTACGCAACCTGCTCCTGCACGGCCTGATCGGCGTCTCGGTATGGGCGTTCTTCGTAAAGAGCGGCGTCCACCCGACAATCGCCGGCGTGCTGCTCGGGCTCTCCGTTCCGGCAAAGCCGGTCCTCGCAAAGGGCAGGCTCGCCCACTTTGCAGGCAGCGTAGGCGGAGCCCTTTCGGGCGAAGCGAAGGACCGCAACGAGCAATACGAGGTGTTCACGCTCCTCAAGCGCGGTGCACGCGAAAGTATCTCGATGCAGGAACGCTTCTTCAAGCCCCTCGTCCCGTGGGTGAACTTCTTCATCATGCCGCTGTTCGCACTCAGCAACGCGGGCGTCGAAATCAAGCTCGGCGGCGTGGAAGTCCCGGTAATGGGAGCAGTCGCACTCGCCCTCATCCTGGGCAAGCCCATCGGCATATTCCTGTTCAGCCTGCTCGCCGTCAAGATTGGCGTGTCGGTCAAGCCCAGCTACAGCTGGAAGGTCCTGTGGGGCGGCGGTATGCTCGCCGGTATCGGATTCACGATGGCCCTGTTTGTCGCAAACCTCGCATTCGACGTAGGCGACCGCCAGGACTCCGCAAAGCTCGGCATCTTGCTCGGCAGCTTCTGTGCGGCGATTCTCGGCACCATCTACATGAGCATCGTGTCGAAAGTAAAGCACGAGTAG
- a CDS encoding GIY-YIG nuclease family protein: MPHFVYMLRCAGNRIYTGYAVDVEARFEQHKSGKGAKFTHAFPPECILQKFELDSYEEALRLEARIKKLDRPDKERLAAGDPELTAELLGGLGETLDRKKKRLRKEARKKKETREGKSTRGIKAGHSNPPISSES; this comes from the coding sequence TTGCCTCATTTCGTCTACATGCTCCGTTGTGCGGGAAACCGTATCTATACGGGTTATGCTGTCGACGTAGAGGCGCGTTTCGAGCAACACAAGTCCGGAAAGGGAGCGAAGTTCACGCACGCGTTCCCGCCGGAATGCATTTTACAGAAATTCGAACTGGATTCTTATGAGGAAGCGCTCCGGCTGGAAGCGCGGATCAAGAAACTAGACCGTCCAGACAAGGAACGCCTTGCCGCAGGCGACCCTGAGCTGACCGCGGAACTCCTCGGCGGGCTCGGCGAGACACTCGACCGGAAGAAAAAGCGCCTAAGGAAGGAAGCCCGCAAGAAAAAAGAAACCCGCGAGGGGAAATCCACCCGCGGGATCAAGGCAGGACACTCCAACCCGCCAATATCTAGTGAAAGCTAG
- a CDS encoding sialidase family protein, with amino-acid sequence MFKKLMLGAALVAAGAGLSQAENYNWGNVRFDGGGFVSAVIFHPKAENVLYARTDVGGIYRFDFENKRWIPLMDWISENDKGLYGTEAFALDPTDPKRIYVLAGTGYFSQGRTAVLRSEDFGATWDTSYVEMLAHGNGMGRQTGEKLAVDPNKPNIIFCGSRTKGLYKSTDYGKTWTSAYKVALSNAEGNSLTNVNGISFVMFDEAQGKNADGSTKTIYIGISDTKDNLQVSNDGGATWKTVSGVPTGLMPHRAKIVDGDMFITFADGPGPHSINSGAFYKYNIAGGTWTDLTPSDSVTHEQSPTTYEKDKSSYGGVAIDPKDKNHIVISTLGKYTGRHLAKDAEGNERDNYGDRIYTTTDGGKTWVHGQHYGDGINIDANGTDWIPGNAIHWAGSLEINPFNNKQAWVTSGNGIFMTDDITAKVPVWKFQSRGIEETVPLDIVSIPGGPLVTAIGDYDGATYTNINESAKRHKPTVGTTESMGYAPLSGSLVRTGVITVYGQYDSQNFNVMYRSEDMGQTWDSVKTTLKGGKGWIVLSADGKVMLHRPENATYRSDDNGATWTAVETGEQTNYSHIVADPVNPDVFYVMNSMGTLYKSTDAGKNFVKQDARLQNESAGEYYNGSNYIRTVPGREGHVWVPMDQAQVWLTKGFSENGLAYTEDGGKTWNRCEGASTAIAVGIGKAKEGADYETIFIWGAAKEGDPIGIYRSTDKCKTFERVNDDMHQFGGPGNGNFVQGDMNTFGVVYMSTVGRGLIVGAPEGTEFITRMRDVRNVAGVMNLSVQVHNRDLLVHTSVEGRVLLLGVNGKQVLAETVSGNARVSLTKVPAGAYVVKFLDGRGKVLLSKKVAVR; translated from the coding sequence ATGTTCAAAAAATTGATGCTGGGTGCCGCGCTGGTCGCGGCGGGTGCGGGCCTCTCGCAGGCCGAAAACTACAACTGGGGCAACGTCCGCTTTGATGGCGGCGGCTTCGTGTCGGCGGTGATTTTCCACCCGAAGGCCGAAAATGTGCTCTATGCGCGTACCGACGTGGGCGGCATCTACCGCTTCGATTTCGAGAACAAGAGGTGGATCCCGCTGATGGACTGGATCTCGGAGAACGACAAGGGACTCTACGGTACCGAGGCGTTCGCGCTCGACCCGACGGACCCGAAGCGCATCTACGTGCTCGCGGGTACGGGATACTTTAGCCAGGGCCGTACCGCCGTGCTCCGGAGCGAAGACTTCGGTGCCACCTGGGATACGAGTTACGTGGAAATGCTCGCCCACGGCAACGGTATGGGACGCCAGACCGGCGAAAAGCTCGCGGTGGACCCGAACAAGCCGAACATCATCTTCTGCGGGAGCCGCACGAAGGGCCTCTACAAGAGTACCGACTACGGCAAGACGTGGACGAGCGCCTACAAGGTCGCGCTTTCCAATGCCGAAGGGAACAGCCTCACCAACGTGAACGGAATCAGCTTCGTGATGTTCGACGAGGCGCAGGGCAAGAACGCCGACGGCTCGACCAAGACTATCTACATCGGTATTTCTGACACGAAGGACAACCTGCAGGTGAGTAACGATGGCGGTGCCACGTGGAAGACCGTTTCGGGAGTACCTACCGGCCTGATGCCCCACCGCGCGAAGATTGTCGATGGCGACATGTTCATCACTTTTGCCGACGGCCCGGGCCCGCATAGCATTAACAGCGGAGCCTTCTACAAGTACAACATCGCGGGTGGCACCTGGACCGATCTCACCCCGAGCGATTCGGTGACGCACGAGCAGAGCCCCACCACCTACGAGAAGGACAAGAGTTCCTATGGCGGTGTCGCGATTGACCCGAAGGACAAGAACCACATCGTGATTTCGACGCTGGGCAAGTACACCGGCCGTCACCTCGCGAAGGATGCCGAAGGCAACGAACGCGACAACTACGGCGACCGCATCTACACGACGACGGATGGTGGCAAGACGTGGGTTCACGGCCAGCATTACGGCGATGGCATCAACATCGACGCGAACGGCACGGACTGGATTCCGGGCAACGCAATCCATTGGGCGGGCTCGCTCGAAATCAATCCGTTCAACAACAAGCAGGCCTGGGTTACGAGCGGTAATGGCATATTCATGACGGACGACATCACTGCGAAGGTCCCCGTGTGGAAGTTCCAGTCCCGTGGCATCGAGGAGACTGTTCCGCTCGATATCGTGAGCATTCCGGGTGGCCCGCTGGTAACGGCGATTGGCGACTACGATGGCGCAACTTACACGAACATCAACGAGAGCGCAAAGCGCCATAAGCCTACGGTCGGCACTACCGAGAGCATGGGGTATGCACCGCTCTCCGGTTCGCTGGTGCGTACCGGCGTGATTACCGTGTATGGTCAGTACGACTCGCAGAACTTCAATGTGATGTACCGCTCCGAGGACATGGGCCAAACGTGGGATAGCGTGAAGACGACGCTTAAGGGCGGTAAGGGCTGGATCGTGCTTTCTGCCGATGGCAAGGTGATGCTCCACAGGCCCGAGAATGCGACATACCGCTCCGACGATAACGGCGCGACCTGGACTGCCGTCGAGACGGGAGAACAGACAAACTATTCGCATATCGTAGCCGACCCGGTGAACCCCGACGTGTTCTACGTGATGAACTCCATGGGCACGCTGTACAAGTCGACGGATGCGGGCAAGAATTTCGTGAAGCAGGATGCACGCTTGCAGAACGAGAGTGCAGGCGAATACTACAACGGAAGCAACTACATCCGCACGGTGCCGGGTAGGGAAGGCCACGTGTGGGTCCCGATGGACCAGGCGCAGGTCTGGCTTACGAAGGGCTTCAGCGAGAACGGCCTTGCCTATACGGAAGATGGCGGCAAGACCTGGAACCGCTGCGAGGGCGCATCGACGGCAATCGCCGTGGGTATTGGCAAGGCCAAGGAAGGTGCCGACTACGAGACCATCTTTATCTGGGGTGCCGCGAAGGAAGGTGACCCGATTGGCATCTATCGCAGCACCGACAAGTGCAAAACTTTTGAACGCGTGAACGATGACATGCACCAGTTCGGTGGCCCGGGTAACGGAAACTTCGTGCAGGGTGACATGAATACGTTCGGCGTGGTGTACATGAGCACGGTGGGCCGCGGGCTTATCGTGGGTGCACCCGAAGGCACGGAATTCATTACCAGGATGCGCGATGTCCGCAATGTGGCTGGCGTAATGAATCTTTCCGTGCAGGTTCACAACCGCGACCTGCTGGTCCATACCTCCGTCGAGGGCAGGGTGTTACTGCTTGGCGTGAACGGCAAGCAGGTGCTTGCGGAAACAGTCTCCGGCAATGCCCGCGTGAGCCTCACGAAGGTTCCGGCGGGGGCCTATGTAGTCAAGTTCTTGGATGGTCGCGGAAAGGTCTTGCTCAGCAAGAAGGTGGCTGTTCGCTAG
- a CDS encoding HAD-IIA family hydrolase codes for MDALELDIYKRYRNVIDPGWNLGLSSFDCCGKEPRSVRLSDLLDKYDAFCFDGYGTLYNRGSFVYEGALEWFSMLRKAGKHLRLVTNAASNIESVLAAEADARGFDFTAGETISSGSLAATFFDECSRTGNAIRELYYIGRPSGVAVLESFGVSAVENPGSPVVAVSSATADESMFEHAVEILRRPGSILLVLNSDAWAPKIDGSRSPVSGALAERLRRESGCDNVHYFGKPFSAIFNKVKASLPASSRILMVGDTLGTDVMGARYAGIDSALIVGRNEPAAELKADERALGIVPDYYLEV; via the coding sequence ATGGACGCGCTGGAACTGGATATTTACAAGCGGTACAGGAATGTAATCGATCCGGGGTGGAACCTTGGGTTGTCTTCTTTTGATTGTTGCGGAAAAGAGCCGCGCAGTGTGCGGCTTAGTGACTTGTTAGATAAGTACGATGCCTTCTGCTTTGACGGCTATGGTACGCTCTATAACCGCGGGTCGTTTGTCTATGAGGGCGCTCTGGAATGGTTCTCCATGCTGCGCAAGGCAGGCAAGCACCTTAGGCTTGTGACGAATGCGGCGTCGAATATCGAAAGCGTACTGGCAGCCGAGGCCGATGCTCGCGGATTTGACTTTACTGCAGGAGAAACCATTTCTTCGGGAAGCCTTGCGGCGACATTCTTCGATGAATGTTCGCGCACGGGGAACGCCATCCGCGAATTGTACTATATTGGCCGTCCTTCGGGTGTGGCTGTGTTGGAATCGTTCGGAGTTTCCGCCGTCGAAAATCCCGGAAGCCCAGTGGTAGCGGTTTCTTCGGCGACCGCAGACGAATCGATGTTCGAACATGCAGTGGAAATTTTGCGTCGACCAGGGAGCATTCTGTTAGTGCTGAACTCGGATGCGTGGGCGCCTAAAATTGATGGCTCGCGTTCACCTGTTTCGGGTGCGTTGGCCGAACGCCTGCGTCGTGAATCGGGTTGCGACAACGTTCATTATTTCGGGAAGCCGTTTTCTGCGATTTTTAACAAAGTAAAGGCTAGCCTGCCGGCGAGTTCACGCATTCTTATGGTGGGCGATACGCTCGGGACCGACGTGATGGGTGCGCGCTATGCGGGTATTGACAGCGCGCTGATTGTCGGCAGGAACGAACCTGCAGCGGAACTGAAGGCGGATGAACGCGCTCTTGGGATAGTTCCCGATTACTACTTGGAAGTCTGA
- a CDS encoding aspartoacylase, which translates to MSLIHKIVVAGGTHGNERTGVRLVEKWMACPECYGTCCPSAEVALVLANLEAMRLNRRYRDFDLNRSFSQVCLDASSEPQQYEFRRARELNRIYGPKGGGTKTDLLLDVHNTGSNMGLCLILSARDPFTMKASAVLTQEFDDAWIYYQPEERSASPYFGTVAKADVCIEIGPQQHGTLDARLFEQAEKLVKRYLELADEWNRGELQKRAPIQVEVYTQLRDLGYPKSWAGAPIEAMIHPDLLGRDFSELKKGDKVFRTFDGKDILYEGEADGRESVWPIFINEPAYYEKDIAMSLTVKSVEEW; encoded by the coding sequence ATGAGTTTAATACACAAAATTGTCGTTGCTGGCGGGACGCACGGGAACGAGCGGACGGGTGTTCGCTTGGTCGAGAAGTGGATGGCGTGCCCCGAATGCTACGGCACGTGCTGCCCCAGCGCCGAAGTTGCGCTGGTGCTTGCGAACCTGGAGGCCATGCGGCTCAACCGGCGTTACCGCGACTTTGATTTGAATCGTTCCTTTTCGCAGGTTTGTCTTGACGCGTCCTCTGAACCGCAACAGTACGAGTTTAGGCGTGCGCGCGAACTGAACCGCATTTACGGCCCGAAGGGGGGCGGCACGAAGACCGACCTGCTGCTCGATGTGCACAATACAGGCTCGAACATGGGGCTTTGCCTGATCCTTTCGGCTCGAGACCCGTTTACGATGAAGGCTTCCGCCGTCTTGACGCAGGAATTCGATGACGCCTGGATTTACTACCAGCCGGAAGAACGCAGTGCGTCGCCCTACTTTGGCACCGTCGCGAAGGCAGATGTGTGTATTGAAATTGGCCCGCAGCAGCATGGCACGCTGGATGCCCGACTGTTTGAACAGGCTGAAAAGCTGGTGAAGCGCTACCTGGAACTTGCTGACGAATGGAACCGCGGGGAATTGCAGAAGCGTGCCCCCATCCAGGTGGAAGTCTACACGCAGTTGCGCGATCTCGGTTATCCGAAATCGTGGGCCGGAGCCCCCATCGAGGCGATGATCCATCCGGACTTGCTGGGGCGTGACTTTAGCGAACTTAAGAAAGGCGACAAGGTGTTCCGCACCTTCGACGGTAAGGATATTTTGTACGAAGGCGAGGCGGACGGTCGCGAGAGCGTTTGGCCCATCTTTATAAACGAACCCGCGTACTACGAGAAGGACATCGCGATGAGCCTGACCGTAAAGAGCGTGGAGGAATGGTAG
- the dusA gene encoding tRNA dihydrouridine(20/20a) synthase DusA, translating to MNLDHCRRLSIAPMLDCTDRHERYFLRLISRNILLYSEMVVANAVLHTKPEQFLGHEPFEYPAVLQLGGSNPADLAHASKLVEAAGFQEVNLNCGCPSDRVQNGNFGACLMKDKNLVADCFKAMQDAVSIPVSIKCRIGVDEFDSWEFFTDFVQTISNAGCKIFIVHARKAWLQGLSPKENREVPPLHYNFVHRLKAEMPDLNISINGGIKTLDQVEEQLQDLDGVMVGREAYENPWFLRDADERIFNDPRPESDSPADIIAGKARPATRKALLEAYLPYVEKQTAEGCPATILVRHLYGLFTGLPGARKYRQMLSNNAPRATQFGGAAALIRSAMELVREA from the coding sequence ATGAACCTGGACCACTGCCGCCGCCTATCCATCGCGCCGATGCTTGACTGCACCGACCGCCACGAGCGTTACTTTCTGCGCCTGATTTCGCGGAACATTCTGCTCTACAGCGAGATGGTCGTCGCCAACGCGGTGCTCCACACAAAACCGGAACAGTTCCTCGGGCACGAGCCCTTCGAGTACCCTGCAGTATTGCAGCTCGGGGGTAGCAACCCCGCAGACCTAGCGCATGCATCCAAGCTCGTAGAAGCAGCAGGTTTCCAGGAAGTGAACCTGAACTGCGGATGCCCTTCGGACCGCGTGCAGAACGGGAACTTCGGTGCATGCCTCATGAAGGATAAAAACCTCGTGGCCGACTGCTTCAAGGCCATGCAGGATGCCGTAAGCATTCCCGTCTCCATCAAGTGCCGCATCGGGGTCGACGAGTTCGACAGTTGGGAATTCTTTACCGATTTTGTACAAACTATCAGCAATGCCGGCTGCAAGATTTTCATTGTCCACGCGCGCAAGGCCTGGCTCCAGGGACTCAGCCCCAAGGAGAACCGCGAAGTCCCGCCGCTGCACTACAACTTCGTGCACCGCCTGAAGGCGGAGATGCCGGACCTGAACATCAGCATCAACGGCGGCATCAAGACGCTCGACCAGGTGGAAGAGCAACTGCAGGACCTGGACGGCGTGATGGTCGGGCGCGAAGCGTACGAGAACCCGTGGTTCCTGCGCGATGCCGACGAAAGAATTTTCAATGACCCGCGTCCCGAGAGCGATAGCCCCGCAGATATCATTGCTGGCAAGGCGCGGCCCGCCACCCGCAAGGCATTGCTCGAGGCCTACCTCCCCTACGTGGAGAAACAGACTGCCGAAGGCTGCCCCGCGACAATCCTCGTCCGCCACCTGTACGGGCTATTCACCGGACTCCCCGGTGCCCGCAAGTATCGCCAGATGCTCAGCAACAACGCCCCGCGCGCTACACAGTTCGGCGGGGCCGCGGCTCTCATCCGGAGCGCGATGGAACTGGTTCGAGAGGCGTAA
- the argF gene encoding ornithine carbamoyltransferase, with protein sequence MIDRNKHFLRLMDWSEEKILETVEIASRLKKEVHAGKVSDRLHGQNIAMFFEKPSLRTITTFQVGMNQLGGHAVLLAPDSIGLGKRESVKDVARCLSRWVNAIVVRCFKQQLVEELAEFGSVPVVNALTDDCHPCQAIAFAQMISENLGGFKNADGKPKTVAFIGDGNNVANSFLALASKVGMNFTLACPKGFEQPKNVVEEAAAGLKKHGCQYRVFNDPKEAVKDADILYSDVWVSMGQEGEKAEKQSHFLPFQINDELLKLAPAHCKVSHCLPAHRGEEITDSVMDNLDVNMSFEEAENRLHAHKAVLWQVMTPFNA encoded by the coding sequence ATGATCGATCGCAACAAGCATTTCCTCCGCCTCATGGACTGGAGCGAAGAAAAGATCCTCGAAACCGTCGAAATTGCCTCGCGCCTCAAGAAAGAGGTCCATGCCGGCAAGGTTTCTGACCGTCTGCACGGCCAGAACATCGCCATGTTCTTCGAGAAACCCTCGCTGCGAACCATCACCACATTCCAGGTGGGCATGAACCAGCTTGGCGGCCACGCCGTGCTGCTCGCCCCGGATTCCATCGGTCTCGGCAAGCGCGAAAGCGTGAAGGATGTCGCCCGCTGCCTCAGCCGCTGGGTGAACGCCATCGTGGTCCGCTGCTTCAAGCAGCAGCTCGTGGAAGAACTCGCCGAATTTGGTAGCGTCCCCGTAGTGAACGCCCTAACCGACGACTGCCACCCCTGCCAGGCCATCGCCTTTGCCCAGATGATTTCCGAAAACCTCGGCGGTTTCAAGAACGCCGACGGCAAGCCGAAGACTGTCGCCTTCATCGGTGACGGCAACAACGTGGCAAACTCCTTCCTCGCCCTCGCCTCCAAGGTGGGCATGAACTTCACGCTCGCCTGCCCCAAGGGTTTCGAGCAGCCGAAGAACGTGGTGGAAGAAGCCGCCGCCGGCCTCAAGAAGCACGGCTGCCAGTACCGCGTGTTCAACGACCCGAAGGAAGCCGTCAAGGACGCCGACATCCTCTATAGCGACGTCTGGGTGAGCATGGGCCAGGAAGGCGAAAAGGCCGAAAAGCAGAGCCACTTCCTCCCGTTCCAGATCAACGACGAACTCCTGAAGCTTGCTCCGGCGCACTGCAAGGTGAGCCACTGCCTGCCCGCACACCGCGGCGAAGAAATCACGGACTCCGTGATGGACAACCTCGACGTGAACATGAGCTTCGAAGAAGCCGAGAATAGGCTTCACGCGCATAAGGCAGTTCTCTGGCAGGTAATGACTCCGTTTAACGCCTAA
- the trpS gene encoding tryptophan--tRNA ligase, whose translation MKKISLTGIKPTGTPHLGNYLGAIRPALELSKTYDTVYFIADYHALTTVQNGAEMRANIYKIAATWLALGLNPEEGLFYKQSDIPEIFELSWALSCFTPKGFMNRAHAYKDKVAKNEAAGEDPDANVNMGLYCYPCLMDADILMFSADIVPVGKDQKQHVEFARDIAIKFNKHFGEDVFTIPEPVFQETTGIIPGLDGRKMSKSYDNVIDIFLESKALKKKIGKIVTNSQGIEEPKDPDTCNVFKLYKLFATPEQTEALAARYRAGGMGWGHAKQELQNVLEEHLGPAREKYFYLLDHTEEIDKILAYGKEKARVKSKAMMEKVRSLLGTY comes from the coding sequence ATGAAAAAAATTTCCCTTACGGGCATCAAGCCCACCGGTACTCCTCACCTGGGTAACTACCTCGGTGCAATTCGCCCCGCTCTCGAACTTTCCAAGACCTACGATACGGTCTACTTCATCGCCGACTACCATGCTCTCACCACTGTTCAGAATGGTGCCGAGATGCGTGCGAACATCTACAAGATTGCGGCGACCTGGCTTGCTCTCGGTTTGAACCCCGAAGAAGGCCTGTTCTACAAGCAGAGCGACATCCCCGAGATTTTCGAACTCAGCTGGGCCCTCAGCTGCTTTACGCCGAAGGGATTCATGAATCGCGCCCACGCCTACAAGGACAAAGTGGCTAAGAACGAAGCTGCCGGCGAAGACCCGGATGCGAACGTGAACATGGGCCTCTACTGCTACCCGTGCCTGATGGACGCCGACATCTTGATGTTCAGCGCCGACATCGTGCCCGTGGGCAAGGACCAGAAGCAGCATGTGGAATTCGCACGTGACATCGCCATCAAGTTCAATAAGCACTTCGGCGAAGACGTCTTCACGATTCCGGAACCGGTGTTCCAGGAAACGACGGGTATCATCCCTGGTCTTGACGGCCGCAAGATGAGCAAGTCCTACGACAACGTTATCGACATCTTCCTCGAGAGCAAGGCCCTCAAGAAGAAGATCGGCAAGATTGTTACGAACTCCCAGGGCATCGAGGAACCGAAGGACCCCGACACTTGCAACGTGTTCAAACTGTACAAACTTTTTGCCACGCCGGAACAGACCGAGGCACTCGCCGCTCGCTACCGCGCCGGCGGTATGGGCTGGGGCCACGCGAAGCAGGAACTCCAGAATGTTCTCGAGGAACACTTGGGCCCAGCCCGTGAGAAGTACTTCTACCTGCTCGACCACACCGAGGAAATCGACAAGATTCTCGCGTACGGCAAGGAGAAGGCCCGCGTGAAGTCGAAGGCGATGATGGAAAAGGTCCGTTCTCTGTTGGGTACGTATTAG